The Hemibagrus wyckioides isolate EC202008001 linkage group LG26, SWU_Hwy_1.0, whole genome shotgun sequence DNA window TagtgtctttctctttctctttggtgtatttgcattgtgtgtgtatgtgcgtgtgtgtgtgtgtgtgtgtgtgtgtgtgtgtgtgtgtgtgtgtgcgagagagagagagagagattcttctGCATGAAGATGAATCGTGATTTTTATGCAAATAATTGGTCTTCAGCTGCTACAGTCAGAAGACTGTATTCATCAGTAGTAATGTGTCTCCCCCTAATGGCCATGAAGAAGAACTGCAATTAGAACTTTGTACTGAATAATTATCTTTTAATTAGCATGTATTAGTGCAGCACTGAATTATTAAAGCAGTTATCTTTATTTCTCACTCGAATTCCCTTTAACATCAAACTAATATACAAGGTTTTTATGTTAGACTCAGAAAATGAGCAGggataaaaatgtatgtaataaagATATTGTGTTCAATCACCTTTTTTTCATTTGCAGGCTCTTGACAGGAAAGAATATCAGCACAGAGAAAGATGCCGTAGAGGTAAGAGGGCTCAGGAGACACAATATATTACGTACACTTCTAGGGTAAAAATCATAGGCTTGGACATTTGATTTTGTTTCTCAAATGATGTGTAAATGAATCTTTTTCCTGCAAGGTGATGGATTTGCTCCATAATATGGGTCCGGACACAGTGGTCATCACCAGCTCTGATCTGCCACCACGCCTCGGAGACCGCTTCCTGGTTTCACTCGGCAGCCAAcgcattggtgtgtgtgtgagcttgtgtgaaaatttttacatgtttttcttcattttattacTCCATCTGCCCTAAAACATTTTGGTACAAAGCAATACGACTAAATTCAGTTTTGCATCCAAAAACAAagcttgtatttattttaatggccAATTCATACCAGATGTTCTGCTGAAGTTTTTTAAGCACGTTCGCTGATGCATTCtcaccattttctttttttcactcacATACAAGTGAAGCACTAGTCCAAGTGGTAAAAACAGGATAACGTTTGTGCATGCTTCATTGCTGCTTCCTTCATTCAGTTGCAAAAAAGTTATAGACACATACTGCAATTGACGCTTCAACTGTAGCTCTGTGGTTAAACGTCTTGTTTAAGAGGAGCTGAGTTCTCACACCATAACCAGGCGATTTTCTTGTCATAGTGACAGTGCGAGAGTTTGAGAAGAAACTATACAACCTGACTTCAATTTCTGAACCAAAAAACCATGGATACACATTCTCTtatgtttctcttcttttaaaCCAGTTGGATGtcgaccaaaaaaaaaaagaaactgagaAATTAATTCATACTTTAATGGTGACTTTAAGAAACTGTAATTATATTTCACTGAAAGGCTGTgaggaaatattttatttactttttaatcttGCCTAAGTGAGCTAAGTGGGATTTCTTCACACAGTGAAAGTCACACTTGGATCCAGCTGTTTTGTCTAATCAGTTCACTTTGTAATCAGATCAAATCATCTGCAATGTTCCTGTGTGACATTCAGGTTGGAATCTTAAATGCTGTTTTCTCGGAGATATCCAAACAGATCAGATCATGTAAAAGTGGCTTCCAaggatacactatattgccaaaagttttgggacacccgtccaaatcattgaattcaggggttggtctcggccccttagctccagtgaaaggaactcttaaagcttcagcataccaagacaatttcatgctcccaactttgtgtgaacagtttggggatgactccttcctgttccagcatgactgcatgACAAAGCAAGTTCCATaatgacatggatgagtgattttggtgtggaggaacttgttgagtccaacatcagtgcctgacctcacaaatgcgcttctagaggaatggtcaaaaattcccataaacacactcctaaaccttgtggaaagccttcccagaagagttgaagctgttatagctgcaaagggagggccaactccatattacattcatgtgcatgtaaaggcagacgtcccagttttggtctggctcacagtctctgctctaattcatcccaaaggtgttctatcaggctgaggtcaggactctctgcaAACCAGTGAagctcctccacaccaaactctctttGTGCACTGTTGCACAGTCATCTTGGAACAGGACGGAGCCATCCCCGATCtaaactaaggggccaagccgaACCCCTGtaaaacaacacctgatttggaggggtgtcccaaaacttttggcaatatagtgtattataagcTTATGCTTTTAGATTTGGatggaaaatcataaaaatgcaATCAGTCAGGTTTGTTCCAACTTACGTAGAGATAATCATGGTGTGTTTCAGTTGATATACAGCATGACGGGAGAGTTACGGAAACAATCACCAGAAAGGATGAGTAATCATTTAGAAGTATAATGAACTGTAATTATCAGCGTTAGACAAAAGGACAGCGTGTCTTTTTAAAACGGACAATAAAAGTGAGTCATGCAGCTTTTTTTAGGACAGCAAATATGAAATAATAGTGAAGACGGCATTGTGAGAACTTTGTGAATTTGTTGTGTTTGCACCACAGTGATGCCGGACGGCACCTTCACCACCCAGCGGATCCGGATAGAGGTGCCTAAAGTAGACGCGGTGTTTGTTGGGACAGGCGATCTGTTTGCTGCTATGCTGCTGGCTTGGACACACCACTACCCCACAGACCTGAAGgtatatcaaacacacacacacagagacaacatGCCGCCAATGACTTAACAGTTCAGCACAGTTGCtgcatttaatattattttttctctcgTTTAGATGGCGTGTGAGAAAACCTTCTCTGTCATGCATCACGTTATTCAAAGGACCATTTCTTATGCCTTTGGTAAATatcagacagtgtgtgtctgtttgtgggtgtgtggtgtgttttggggTATTCGAATGACCCttgaatttatttcttttctcacaGAGATGGCAGGTCCTGGGAAAAAACCAAGCCCGGCTCAGCTCGAGCTACGAATGATTCAGAGCAAAGCGGACATCGAGGATCCAGCCATCGTAATGGAGGCCACTGTTCTATAGAAActccatgtacacacacacacacacacacacacactattcccCTCTCCCCTTTACCACAATCGCACAATGTATAGATGTTGTACATTTTTGGATCTGTAATGTGACATTGCCTTAGAAATCTTGAACAGAGCACAACATTTCATTCGGAGGGAGAAATAGCAGGGTACGGCCACATCCACGAGCAGCAGAGAGAGCTAACGAGAAGGACAGAATGCTGTGatgaaagagaggaaagagagctATTTCAGCTATTTTCCTCTCTaactctgtctccttctctgcACTCCTCTCAAACCCCTGTTTGTCCTGCACATTGAAGAAGCAGTCGA harbors:
- the pdxkb gene encoding pyridoxal (pyridoxine, vitamin B6) kinase b isoform X2 encodes the protein MGFEVDSINSVQFSNHTGYAHWKGQVVTADELHVLYEGIKLNNVNHYDYVLTGYTRDTSFLEMVVDIVQELKMANPNLVYVCDPVLGDHGSMYVPQNLYPVYKEKVVPVADIITPNQFEAELLTGKNISTEKDAVEVMDLLHNMGPDTVVITSSDLPPRLGDRFLVSLGSQRIVMPDGTFTTQRIRIEVPKVDAVFVGTGDLFAAMLLAWTHHYPTDLKMACEKTFSVMHHVIQRTISYAFEMAGPGKKPSPAQLELRMIQSKADIEDPAIVMEATVL